The Lysinibacter cavernae genome has a window encoding:
- a CDS encoding metallophosphoesterase, protein MARYFIADVHLGHASVATRRGFSTVEQHDETVLGQLQALTASDELYILGDLSSGRPHEEDRALELLSGIQPLTHFIAGNHDSIASINRNGWKRRAAFDAVFASVRDFAVIRVNGQQVLLSHYPYAATGDGPGRGPARYTEFRLPDVGELLIHGHTHQSTPHADNPRELCVSWEVRRGIAHEAEANEWVAARRATREAF, encoded by the coding sequence ATGGCGAGATACTTTATTGCCGACGTGCATCTCGGGCACGCCTCGGTTGCTACTCGACGAGGTTTTTCGACGGTTGAGCAGCACGACGAGACCGTGCTTGGGCAGTTGCAAGCCCTCACCGCGTCCGACGAGCTCTACATTCTTGGAGACCTCTCGAGCGGTCGACCACACGAGGAAGACAGAGCCCTTGAGCTTCTGAGCGGCATCCAACCGCTCACGCACTTCATCGCCGGCAACCACGACAGCATCGCGAGCATCAACCGCAATGGGTGGAAGCGGAGGGCCGCCTTTGACGCTGTGTTTGCAAGCGTGCGAGACTTCGCGGTCATCCGCGTCAACGGCCAGCAGGTGCTTCTTTCGCACTACCCCTATGCGGCCACGGGCGATGGGCCAGGTCGCGGACCGGCGCGCTACACCGAGTTTCGACTTCCGGATGTTGGCGAGCTGCTCATCCACGGCCATACCCACCAGTCAACGCCACACGCGGATAATCCTCGCGAGCTCTGCGTCTCGTGGGAAGTCCGCCGCGGCATCGCTCACGAAGCCGAGGCGAACGAGTGGGTCGCCGCGCGCAGGGCAACCCGCGAGGCCTTTTAG